In one Andrena cerasifolii isolate SP2316 chromosome 2, iyAndCera1_principal, whole genome shotgun sequence genomic region, the following are encoded:
- the Egg gene encoding SET domain bifurcated histone lysine methyltransferase eggless isoform X1 — protein MEVIELVSDDEASEDNMKENKSPKICNSNCINFQCSSGVDMRSAPSFACGFYGVNTEKKKKRLICRKCFNAALDHQKQLVTAFVERKPLLKCEFPDHTMEVEISDSDDSDDEKKKDVYEEDKYLPEEMLESMEEMLESTLKSVIIKYDVDYQIKEAHCLLKDQWDKIDGENDAWDKTVRDLMRTMDTLRNSLYNEFRPQIEMLQELQLDDGFTDNVLYPLVATKKVTQVRVSPALLQDNQPEILPIEQENRQIAVLDLPPTGPLVKPAIEVDSLVFVMKHPLMPWIKGKVQTVVTKNPVHCRVKLLQKKYNNPVIKSAFGKQLAVAAVSRVIIPVSTRVVAIFRDVSSSNFYSGVIAEPPKATNKYRYLVFFDDGYAQYVEHRYIYLVAESSVKVWEDIPNESKDFVKKYIDTYPERPMVKLQTGQIVKTEWNGKWWIARVVQVDASLVQMHFDADGRTEWIYRGSARLGPLYLELLKANARQQGHHASVNTPSRHRLPAISNKSNLPYVEYTCNIEPEEERVPEAEKAQIPTTTESTTVSTSTAPQSRAVARKSTSKKQTVVDTSAYNHTTETKPSHSIVYYQTQNKIQTKDFVPHRCGPQCVQGISFTPDDLRGYSPLSIPLLCGWNRQLCKYPKGKKITLYQAPCGVRLRNMEELHLYLRKTGSPMSVDLFDFDYWVHCLAEFVLDKCFINIKDLSYGVENVPIPCVNELDHTQPDTIRYSTQREPTEGVDLNLDPNFLCSCDCEDDCQDKTKCQCWQLTIQGATLGGRVPNTSVGYVYKRLPEPVTTGIYECNSGCKCAVKTCLNRVVQHPLTLKLQVFKTAPRGWGIRCLNDIPLGSFICIYAGRLLTEQGANEGGKNYGDEYLAELDYVEVVEGIKEGYESDVLEPEMAISTPENKKKCLTSDDEDNTKTNGNDSDEDFDITKYVNFDVDSTMEPSSIRKRLRKRKRGEVNNHEGSEDNSEDGSGTKNSESLAKPSNHDSRSNDQDTITVSDEEETRSGRREPSRFDPTVEPAQLERPKFKSVRDFFGEDEAVYIMDAKTTGNIGRYLNHSCDPNVFVQNVFVDTHDLRFPWVAFFALNYIRAGQELTWNYSYDVGSIPGKVIICKCGASNCRGRLL, from the exons ATGGAGGTTATCGAGCTTGTCTCGGACGATGAAGCATCGGAGGATAACATGAAAGAGAACAAGAGCCCTAAAATTTGTAACAGTAATTGTATAAACTTTCAATGCTCCTCCGGTGTGGACATGAGATCCGCGCCTTCGTTTGCGTGCGGCTTTTATGGAGTGAATaccgagaagaagaagaaacgtcTGATATGCAGGAAGTGTTTCAACGCAGCGTTGGACCACCAAAAG CAATTAGTCACAGCTTTCGTGGAACGTAAGCCGCTATTGAAATGCGAGTTTCCTGATCATACGATGGAAGTAGAAATTTCTGATAGCGACGATTCAGATGATGAAAAAAAGAAGGATGTGTACGAAGAGG ACAAGTATTTGCCAGAGGAAATGCTTGAGAGCATGGAGGAAATGTTAGAGAGTACGTTAAAGAGTGTCATTATAAAGTACGACGTTGATTATCAAATTAAGGAAGCACACTGTCTGTTAAAAGATCAATGGGACAAGATAGATG GAGAGAACGATGCTTGGGACAAAACGGTTAGAGACTTGATGCGTACTATGGATACGCTACGAAATAGTTTATACAACGAATTCAGACCACAAATTGAGATGCTTCAAGAGCTTCAACTAGACGATGGATTTACGGATAACGTTCTCTATCCGTTAGTGGCGACGAAGAAGGTTACCCAAGTGCGAGTTTCGCCTGCATTACTACAAGATAATCAACCTGAGATTCTACCTATCGAACAAGAGAATAGGCAAATCGCAGTCCTGGACTTACCTCCAACTGGTCCGCTTGTGAAGCCAGCGATCGAAGTGGACAGCCTTGTATTCGTTATGAAACATCCACTTATGCCGTGGATTAAGGGAAAG GTGCAAACTGTAGTTACGAAAAATCCTGTACACTGTCGCGTGAAGCTATTGCAAAAGAAGTATAATAATCCAGTTATTAAGTCTGCTTTCGGCAAGCAGCTTGCAGTCGCTGCTGTTAGTCGAGTGATAATTCCCGTCAGTACACGAGTGGTCGCAATCTTTAGAGACGTTTCGTCTAGTAACTTCTATAGCGGAGTTATAGCTGAACCACCAAAAGCGACAAATAAATACAG GTACTTGGTGTTCTTTGATGACGGCTATGCTCAATACGTCGAGCACAGATACATTTATTTAGTTGCCGAATCTTCTGTCAAGGTTTGGGAAGATATTCCTAACGAGTCCAAAGATTTCGTAAAAAAGTACATCGACACGTATCCTGAGAGGCCAATGGTGAAGCTGCAGACAGGGCAGATAGTGAAAACAGAATGGAACGGCAAATGGTGGATTGCCAGGGTAGTGCAAGTTGACGCGAGCTTAGTGCAAATGCATTTTGATGCCGACGGTAGAACAGAATGGATCTATAGGGGTTCCGCTAGACTGGGGCCCTTGTATCTCGAGCTCTTAAAAGCTAACGCTAGACAGCAAGGGCATCATGCTTCCGTTAACACGCCAAGCCGGCATAGGCTTCCTGCTATCTCTAAT AAAAGCAATTTACCCTACGTGGAATATACGTGTAATATAGAACCAGAAGAAGAGAGAGTTCCCGAGGCAGAGAAAGCTCAAATTCCTACGACGACTGAGAGCACAACTGTATCGACTTCGACCGCACCGCAATCGCGCGCTGTTGCTAGGAAGAGTACCAGTAAGAAGCAAACTGTTGTAGACACGAGTGCGTATAATCATACCACGGAAACCAAACCTTCGCATAGCATAGTT TACTATCAAACGCAGAACAAGATCCAGACAAAGGACTTCGTCCCACACAGATGTGGCCCTCAATGCGTTCAAG GTATATCGTTTACACCAGATGATTTAAGAGGATATTCACCTCTCTCTATACCATTACTCTGTGGCTGGAACCGGCAGCTTTGCAAATACCCCAAGGGCAAGAAGATCACGTTGTATCAAGCCCCCTGTGGTGTTAGGCTCCGGAATATGGAAGAGTTACACCTGTACCTCCGCAAAACAGGCAGCCCGATGTCGGTCGATCTATTCGATTTCGATTATTGGGTACACTGTCTGGCAGAGTTCGTCCTGGACAAGTGTTTCATTAATATAAAG GATCTCAGCTACGGTGTGGAAAATGTGCCGATACCGTGCGTTAATGAGTTAGACCACACTCAACCGGATACAATTAGGTATAGCACTCAAAGAGAGCCGACAGAAGGCGTTGACCTTAATTTAGATCCCAATTTCCTGTGCAGTTGTGATTGCGAAGACGACTGTCAA GATAAGACAAAGTGCCAGTGCTGGCAATTAACGATACAGGGCGCGACTCTTGGAGGAAGAGTACCTAACACGTCTGTGGGTTACGTGTACAAACGGTTACCGGAGCCAGTCACCACTGGAATCTATGAGTGCAATTCGGGATGCAAATGTGCTGTAAAGACTTGTCTAAACAGGGTGGTGCAGCATCCGTTGACACTAAAGTTACAAGTATTCAAAACAGCTCCTCGAGGTTGGGGCATAAGATGTTTAAATGACATTCCCCTCGGAtcttttatttgtatatatgcTGGAAGATTACTTACAGAGCAG GGAGCCAATGAGGGTGGCAAGAACTATGGAGATGAATACCTGGCTGAATTGGATTACGTTGAGGTGGTGGAAGGGATTAAGGAAGGCTACGAAAGTGACGTTCTTGAGCCAGAAATGGCAATATCCACTCCCGAGAACAAAAAGAAATGCCTGACGAGCGACGATGAAGATAACACGAAGACGAATGGTAACGATTCAGACGAAGACTTCGATATCACTAAATATGTGAATTTCGACGTTGATTCTACAATGGAACCTTCGTCCATTAG GAAGCGACTTAGGAAACGAAAACGAGGGGAGGTCAACAACCACGAAGGGTCCGAAGATAACAGCGAAGACGGGAGTGGTACTAAGAATTCCGAGAGCCTCGCGAAACCTTCCAATCATGATAGTCGATCCAACGATCAAGATACAATCACTGTGAGTGATGAAGAAGAGACTAGAAGTGGTAGACGCGAGCCGAGTAGATTCGATCCAACAGTGGAGCCAGCGCAGTTAGAAAGACCGAAGTTTAAGTCGGTGAGGGATTTCTTTGGGGAGGACGAGGCCGTTTATATAATGGACGCTAAAACGACCGGAAATATCGGGCGTTATTTAAAC CATTCGTGCGATCCAAACGTATTTGTGCAAAATGTCTTCGTCGACACCCACGACTTGAGATTCCCCTGGGTGGCATTTTTTGCTTTGAACTACATAAGAGCAGGCCAAGAATTAACGTGGAATTACAGCTACGATGTTGGCAGCATACCTGGTAAAGTTATCATATGCAAGTGCGGCGCGTCCAATTGTAGGGGACGACTTTTATAA
- the Egg gene encoding SET domain bifurcated histone lysine methyltransferase eggless isoform X3 codes for MEVIELVSDDEASEDNMKENKSPKICNSNCINFQCSSGVDMRSAPSFACGFYGVNTEKKKKRLICRKCFNAALDHQKQLVTAFVERKPLLKCEFPDHTMEVEISDSDDSDDEKKKDVYEEDKYLPEEMLESMEEMLESTLKSVIIKYDVDYQIKEAHCLLKDQWDKIDGENDAWDKTVRDLMRTMDTLRNSLYNEFRPQIEMLQELQLDDGFTDNVLYPLVATKKVTQVRVSPALLQDNQPEILPIEQENRQIAVLDLPPTGPLVKPAIEVDSLVFVMKHPLMPWIKGKVQTVVTKNPVHCRVKLLQKKYNNPVIKSAFGKQLAVAAVSRVIIPVSTRVVAIFRDVSSSNFYSGVIAEPPKATNKYRYLVFFDDGYAQYVEHRYIYLVAESSVKVWEDIPNESKDFVKKYIDTYPERPMVKLQTGQIVKTEWNGKWWIARVVQVDASLVQMHFDADGRTEWIYRGSARLGPLYLELLKANARQQGHHASVNTPSRHRLPAISNKSNLPYVEYTCNIEPEEERVPEAEKAQIPTTTESTTVSTSTAPQSRAVARKSTSKKQTVVDTSAYNHTTETKPSHSIVYYQTQNKIQTKDFVPHRCGPQCVQDDLRGYSPLSIPLLCGWNRQLCKYPKGKKITLYQAPCGVRLRNMEELHLYLRKTGSPMSVDLFDFDYWVHCLAEFVLDKCFINIKDLSYGVENVPIPCVNELDHTQPDTIRYSTQREPTEGVDLNLDPNFLCSCDCEDDCQDKTKCQCWQLTIQGATLGGRVPNTSVGYVYKRLPEPVTTGIYECNSGCKCAVKTCLNRVVQHPLTLKLQVFKTAPRGWGIRCLNDIPLGSFICIYAGRLLTEQGANEGGKNYGDEYLAELDYVEVVEGIKEGYESDVLEPEMAISTPENKKKCLTSDDEDNTKTNGNDSDEDFDITKYVNFDVDSTMEPSSIRKRLRKRKRGEVNNHEGSEDNSEDGSGTKNSESLAKPSNHDSRSNDQDTITVSDEEETRSGRREPSRFDPTVEPAQLERPKFKSVRDFFGEDEAVYIMDAKTTGNIGRYLNHSCDPNVFVQNVFVDTHDLRFPWVAFFALNYIRAGQELTWNYSYDVGSIPGKVIICKCGASNCRGRLL; via the exons ATGGAGGTTATCGAGCTTGTCTCGGACGATGAAGCATCGGAGGATAACATGAAAGAGAACAAGAGCCCTAAAATTTGTAACAGTAATTGTATAAACTTTCAATGCTCCTCCGGTGTGGACATGAGATCCGCGCCTTCGTTTGCGTGCGGCTTTTATGGAGTGAATaccgagaagaagaagaaacgtcTGATATGCAGGAAGTGTTTCAACGCAGCGTTGGACCACCAAAAG CAATTAGTCACAGCTTTCGTGGAACGTAAGCCGCTATTGAAATGCGAGTTTCCTGATCATACGATGGAAGTAGAAATTTCTGATAGCGACGATTCAGATGATGAAAAAAAGAAGGATGTGTACGAAGAGG ACAAGTATTTGCCAGAGGAAATGCTTGAGAGCATGGAGGAAATGTTAGAGAGTACGTTAAAGAGTGTCATTATAAAGTACGACGTTGATTATCAAATTAAGGAAGCACACTGTCTGTTAAAAGATCAATGGGACAAGATAGATG GAGAGAACGATGCTTGGGACAAAACGGTTAGAGACTTGATGCGTACTATGGATACGCTACGAAATAGTTTATACAACGAATTCAGACCACAAATTGAGATGCTTCAAGAGCTTCAACTAGACGATGGATTTACGGATAACGTTCTCTATCCGTTAGTGGCGACGAAGAAGGTTACCCAAGTGCGAGTTTCGCCTGCATTACTACAAGATAATCAACCTGAGATTCTACCTATCGAACAAGAGAATAGGCAAATCGCAGTCCTGGACTTACCTCCAACTGGTCCGCTTGTGAAGCCAGCGATCGAAGTGGACAGCCTTGTATTCGTTATGAAACATCCACTTATGCCGTGGATTAAGGGAAAG GTGCAAACTGTAGTTACGAAAAATCCTGTACACTGTCGCGTGAAGCTATTGCAAAAGAAGTATAATAATCCAGTTATTAAGTCTGCTTTCGGCAAGCAGCTTGCAGTCGCTGCTGTTAGTCGAGTGATAATTCCCGTCAGTACACGAGTGGTCGCAATCTTTAGAGACGTTTCGTCTAGTAACTTCTATAGCGGAGTTATAGCTGAACCACCAAAAGCGACAAATAAATACAG GTACTTGGTGTTCTTTGATGACGGCTATGCTCAATACGTCGAGCACAGATACATTTATTTAGTTGCCGAATCTTCTGTCAAGGTTTGGGAAGATATTCCTAACGAGTCCAAAGATTTCGTAAAAAAGTACATCGACACGTATCCTGAGAGGCCAATGGTGAAGCTGCAGACAGGGCAGATAGTGAAAACAGAATGGAACGGCAAATGGTGGATTGCCAGGGTAGTGCAAGTTGACGCGAGCTTAGTGCAAATGCATTTTGATGCCGACGGTAGAACAGAATGGATCTATAGGGGTTCCGCTAGACTGGGGCCCTTGTATCTCGAGCTCTTAAAAGCTAACGCTAGACAGCAAGGGCATCATGCTTCCGTTAACACGCCAAGCCGGCATAGGCTTCCTGCTATCTCTAAT AAAAGCAATTTACCCTACGTGGAATATACGTGTAATATAGAACCAGAAGAAGAGAGAGTTCCCGAGGCAGAGAAAGCTCAAATTCCTACGACGACTGAGAGCACAACTGTATCGACTTCGACCGCACCGCAATCGCGCGCTGTTGCTAGGAAGAGTACCAGTAAGAAGCAAACTGTTGTAGACACGAGTGCGTATAATCATACCACGGAAACCAAACCTTCGCATAGCATAGTT TACTATCAAACGCAGAACAAGATCCAGACAAAGGACTTCGTCCCACACAGATGTGGCCCTCAATGCGTTCAAG ATGATTTAAGAGGATATTCACCTCTCTCTATACCATTACTCTGTGGCTGGAACCGGCAGCTTTGCAAATACCCCAAGGGCAAGAAGATCACGTTGTATCAAGCCCCCTGTGGTGTTAGGCTCCGGAATATGGAAGAGTTACACCTGTACCTCCGCAAAACAGGCAGCCCGATGTCGGTCGATCTATTCGATTTCGATTATTGGGTACACTGTCTGGCAGAGTTCGTCCTGGACAAGTGTTTCATTAATATAAAG GATCTCAGCTACGGTGTGGAAAATGTGCCGATACCGTGCGTTAATGAGTTAGACCACACTCAACCGGATACAATTAGGTATAGCACTCAAAGAGAGCCGACAGAAGGCGTTGACCTTAATTTAGATCCCAATTTCCTGTGCAGTTGTGATTGCGAAGACGACTGTCAA GATAAGACAAAGTGCCAGTGCTGGCAATTAACGATACAGGGCGCGACTCTTGGAGGAAGAGTACCTAACACGTCTGTGGGTTACGTGTACAAACGGTTACCGGAGCCAGTCACCACTGGAATCTATGAGTGCAATTCGGGATGCAAATGTGCTGTAAAGACTTGTCTAAACAGGGTGGTGCAGCATCCGTTGACACTAAAGTTACAAGTATTCAAAACAGCTCCTCGAGGTTGGGGCATAAGATGTTTAAATGACATTCCCCTCGGAtcttttatttgtatatatgcTGGAAGATTACTTACAGAGCAG GGAGCCAATGAGGGTGGCAAGAACTATGGAGATGAATACCTGGCTGAATTGGATTACGTTGAGGTGGTGGAAGGGATTAAGGAAGGCTACGAAAGTGACGTTCTTGAGCCAGAAATGGCAATATCCACTCCCGAGAACAAAAAGAAATGCCTGACGAGCGACGATGAAGATAACACGAAGACGAATGGTAACGATTCAGACGAAGACTTCGATATCACTAAATATGTGAATTTCGACGTTGATTCTACAATGGAACCTTCGTCCATTAG GAAGCGACTTAGGAAACGAAAACGAGGGGAGGTCAACAACCACGAAGGGTCCGAAGATAACAGCGAAGACGGGAGTGGTACTAAGAATTCCGAGAGCCTCGCGAAACCTTCCAATCATGATAGTCGATCCAACGATCAAGATACAATCACTGTGAGTGATGAAGAAGAGACTAGAAGTGGTAGACGCGAGCCGAGTAGATTCGATCCAACAGTGGAGCCAGCGCAGTTAGAAAGACCGAAGTTTAAGTCGGTGAGGGATTTCTTTGGGGAGGACGAGGCCGTTTATATAATGGACGCTAAAACGACCGGAAATATCGGGCGTTATTTAAAC CATTCGTGCGATCCAAACGTATTTGTGCAAAATGTCTTCGTCGACACCCACGACTTGAGATTCCCCTGGGTGGCATTTTTTGCTTTGAACTACATAAGAGCAGGCCAAGAATTAACGTGGAATTACAGCTACGATGTTGGCAGCATACCTGGTAAAGTTATCATATGCAAGTGCGGCGCGTCCAATTGTAGGGGACGACTTTTATAA
- the Egg gene encoding SET domain bifurcated histone lysine methyltransferase eggless isoform X2, giving the protein MEVIELVSDDEASEDNMKENKSPKICNSNCINFQCSSGVDMRSAPSFACGFYGVNTEKKKKRLICRKCFNAALDHQKQLVTAFVERKPLLKCEFPDHTMEVEISDSDDSDDEKKKDVYEEDKYLPEEMLESMEEMLESTLKSVIIKYDVDYQIKEAHCLLKDQWDKIDGENDAWDKTVRDLMRTMDTLRNSLYNEFRPQIEMLQELQLDDGFTDNVLYPLVATKKVTQVRVSPALLQDNQPEILPIEQENRQIAVLDLPPTGPLVKPAIEVDSLVFVMKHPLMPWIKGKVQTVVTKNPVHCRVKLLQKKYNNPVIKSAFGKQLAVAAVSRVIIPVSTRVVAIFRDVSSSNFYSGVIAEPPKATNKYRYLVFFDDGYAQYVEHRYIYLVAESSVKVWEDIPNESKDFVKKYIDTYPERPMVKLQTGQIVKTEWNGKWWIARVVQVDASLVQMHFDADGRTEWIYRGSARLGPLYLELLKANARQQGHHASVNTPSRHRLPAISNKSNLPYVEYTCNIEPEEERVPEAEKAQIPTTTESTTVSTSTAPQSRAVARKSTSKKQTVVDTSAYNHTTETKPSHSIVNKIQTKDFVPHRCGPQCVQGISFTPDDLRGYSPLSIPLLCGWNRQLCKYPKGKKITLYQAPCGVRLRNMEELHLYLRKTGSPMSVDLFDFDYWVHCLAEFVLDKCFINIKDLSYGVENVPIPCVNELDHTQPDTIRYSTQREPTEGVDLNLDPNFLCSCDCEDDCQDKTKCQCWQLTIQGATLGGRVPNTSVGYVYKRLPEPVTTGIYECNSGCKCAVKTCLNRVVQHPLTLKLQVFKTAPRGWGIRCLNDIPLGSFICIYAGRLLTEQGANEGGKNYGDEYLAELDYVEVVEGIKEGYESDVLEPEMAISTPENKKKCLTSDDEDNTKTNGNDSDEDFDITKYVNFDVDSTMEPSSIRKRLRKRKRGEVNNHEGSEDNSEDGSGTKNSESLAKPSNHDSRSNDQDTITVSDEEETRSGRREPSRFDPTVEPAQLERPKFKSVRDFFGEDEAVYIMDAKTTGNIGRYLNHSCDPNVFVQNVFVDTHDLRFPWVAFFALNYIRAGQELTWNYSYDVGSIPGKVIICKCGASNCRGRLL; this is encoded by the exons ATGGAGGTTATCGAGCTTGTCTCGGACGATGAAGCATCGGAGGATAACATGAAAGAGAACAAGAGCCCTAAAATTTGTAACAGTAATTGTATAAACTTTCAATGCTCCTCCGGTGTGGACATGAGATCCGCGCCTTCGTTTGCGTGCGGCTTTTATGGAGTGAATaccgagaagaagaagaaacgtcTGATATGCAGGAAGTGTTTCAACGCAGCGTTGGACCACCAAAAG CAATTAGTCACAGCTTTCGTGGAACGTAAGCCGCTATTGAAATGCGAGTTTCCTGATCATACGATGGAAGTAGAAATTTCTGATAGCGACGATTCAGATGATGAAAAAAAGAAGGATGTGTACGAAGAGG ACAAGTATTTGCCAGAGGAAATGCTTGAGAGCATGGAGGAAATGTTAGAGAGTACGTTAAAGAGTGTCATTATAAAGTACGACGTTGATTATCAAATTAAGGAAGCACACTGTCTGTTAAAAGATCAATGGGACAAGATAGATG GAGAGAACGATGCTTGGGACAAAACGGTTAGAGACTTGATGCGTACTATGGATACGCTACGAAATAGTTTATACAACGAATTCAGACCACAAATTGAGATGCTTCAAGAGCTTCAACTAGACGATGGATTTACGGATAACGTTCTCTATCCGTTAGTGGCGACGAAGAAGGTTACCCAAGTGCGAGTTTCGCCTGCATTACTACAAGATAATCAACCTGAGATTCTACCTATCGAACAAGAGAATAGGCAAATCGCAGTCCTGGACTTACCTCCAACTGGTCCGCTTGTGAAGCCAGCGATCGAAGTGGACAGCCTTGTATTCGTTATGAAACATCCACTTATGCCGTGGATTAAGGGAAAG GTGCAAACTGTAGTTACGAAAAATCCTGTACACTGTCGCGTGAAGCTATTGCAAAAGAAGTATAATAATCCAGTTATTAAGTCTGCTTTCGGCAAGCAGCTTGCAGTCGCTGCTGTTAGTCGAGTGATAATTCCCGTCAGTACACGAGTGGTCGCAATCTTTAGAGACGTTTCGTCTAGTAACTTCTATAGCGGAGTTATAGCTGAACCACCAAAAGCGACAAATAAATACAG GTACTTGGTGTTCTTTGATGACGGCTATGCTCAATACGTCGAGCACAGATACATTTATTTAGTTGCCGAATCTTCTGTCAAGGTTTGGGAAGATATTCCTAACGAGTCCAAAGATTTCGTAAAAAAGTACATCGACACGTATCCTGAGAGGCCAATGGTGAAGCTGCAGACAGGGCAGATAGTGAAAACAGAATGGAACGGCAAATGGTGGATTGCCAGGGTAGTGCAAGTTGACGCGAGCTTAGTGCAAATGCATTTTGATGCCGACGGTAGAACAGAATGGATCTATAGGGGTTCCGCTAGACTGGGGCCCTTGTATCTCGAGCTCTTAAAAGCTAACGCTAGACAGCAAGGGCATCATGCTTCCGTTAACACGCCAAGCCGGCATAGGCTTCCTGCTATCTCTAAT AAAAGCAATTTACCCTACGTGGAATATACGTGTAATATAGAACCAGAAGAAGAGAGAGTTCCCGAGGCAGAGAAAGCTCAAATTCCTACGACGACTGAGAGCACAACTGTATCGACTTCGACCGCACCGCAATCGCGCGCTGTTGCTAGGAAGAGTACCAGTAAGAAGCAAACTGTTGTAGACACGAGTGCGTATAATCATACCACGGAAACCAAACCTTCGCATAGCATAGTT AACAAGATCCAGACAAAGGACTTCGTCCCACACAGATGTGGCCCTCAATGCGTTCAAG GTATATCGTTTACACCAGATGATTTAAGAGGATATTCACCTCTCTCTATACCATTACTCTGTGGCTGGAACCGGCAGCTTTGCAAATACCCCAAGGGCAAGAAGATCACGTTGTATCAAGCCCCCTGTGGTGTTAGGCTCCGGAATATGGAAGAGTTACACCTGTACCTCCGCAAAACAGGCAGCCCGATGTCGGTCGATCTATTCGATTTCGATTATTGGGTACACTGTCTGGCAGAGTTCGTCCTGGACAAGTGTTTCATTAATATAAAG GATCTCAGCTACGGTGTGGAAAATGTGCCGATACCGTGCGTTAATGAGTTAGACCACACTCAACCGGATACAATTAGGTATAGCACTCAAAGAGAGCCGACAGAAGGCGTTGACCTTAATTTAGATCCCAATTTCCTGTGCAGTTGTGATTGCGAAGACGACTGTCAA GATAAGACAAAGTGCCAGTGCTGGCAATTAACGATACAGGGCGCGACTCTTGGAGGAAGAGTACCTAACACGTCTGTGGGTTACGTGTACAAACGGTTACCGGAGCCAGTCACCACTGGAATCTATGAGTGCAATTCGGGATGCAAATGTGCTGTAAAGACTTGTCTAAACAGGGTGGTGCAGCATCCGTTGACACTAAAGTTACAAGTATTCAAAACAGCTCCTCGAGGTTGGGGCATAAGATGTTTAAATGACATTCCCCTCGGAtcttttatttgtatatatgcTGGAAGATTACTTACAGAGCAG GGAGCCAATGAGGGTGGCAAGAACTATGGAGATGAATACCTGGCTGAATTGGATTACGTTGAGGTGGTGGAAGGGATTAAGGAAGGCTACGAAAGTGACGTTCTTGAGCCAGAAATGGCAATATCCACTCCCGAGAACAAAAAGAAATGCCTGACGAGCGACGATGAAGATAACACGAAGACGAATGGTAACGATTCAGACGAAGACTTCGATATCACTAAATATGTGAATTTCGACGTTGATTCTACAATGGAACCTTCGTCCATTAG GAAGCGACTTAGGAAACGAAAACGAGGGGAGGTCAACAACCACGAAGGGTCCGAAGATAACAGCGAAGACGGGAGTGGTACTAAGAATTCCGAGAGCCTCGCGAAACCTTCCAATCATGATAGTCGATCCAACGATCAAGATACAATCACTGTGAGTGATGAAGAAGAGACTAGAAGTGGTAGACGCGAGCCGAGTAGATTCGATCCAACAGTGGAGCCAGCGCAGTTAGAAAGACCGAAGTTTAAGTCGGTGAGGGATTTCTTTGGGGAGGACGAGGCCGTTTATATAATGGACGCTAAAACGACCGGAAATATCGGGCGTTATTTAAAC CATTCGTGCGATCCAAACGTATTTGTGCAAAATGTCTTCGTCGACACCCACGACTTGAGATTCCCCTGGGTGGCATTTTTTGCTTTGAACTACATAAGAGCAGGCCAAGAATTAACGTGGAATTACAGCTACGATGTTGGCAGCATACCTGGTAAAGTTATCATATGCAAGTGCGGCGCGTCCAATTGTAGGGGACGACTTTTATAA
- the LOC143365990 gene encoding myotrophin: MSELVWGIKNGDLEQVRDIVENKNIDVNQIIDGRTPLHYAADYGQNEVVRYLLEKGANANATDKHGITTLLAAIWEGHTNCVKLLLEKGAKPDGLTPDGTSYLDAAEKEEIKQLLKLH, from the exons ATGAGTGAACTGGTTTGGGGAATAAAAAACGGTGATTTGGAGCAAGTGCGGGATATCGTTGAGAACAAG AACATCGATGTGAATCAAATAATCGACGGAAGGACACCACTGCATTATGCAGCTGATTACGGGCAAAACGAAGTGGTCAGATACCTTTTAGAAAAGGGCGCAAATGCAAAT GCCACGGATAAACATGGTATAACAACATTACTGGCGGCAATCTGGGAGGGTCATACGAATtgcgtaaaattattattagaGAAAGGAGCGAAACCTGACGGATTAACGCCGGATGGCACCAGTTACTTGGACGCTGCCGAGAAGGAGGAGATCAAACAGCTGCTTAAACTTCACTAG